From Methylocystis sp. ATCC 49242, one genomic window encodes:
- a CDS encoding folylpolyglutamate synthase/dihydrofolate synthase family protein, producing MDQHDAILSRLLTLHPKRIDLSLGRTERLLEALGRPDLRLPPTIHVAGTNGKGSTIAFLRAMLEAAGKRVHVYTSPHLLRFNERIRLGAEGGGKLVDDDRLNAALERCEQANGGQPITFFEVTTAAAFSLFAETPADWLLLETGLGGRYDATNVIANPKATIITSISIDHPEFLGATVDKIAYEKAGIFKRGAPAIIGFQSEPAANVLEREARRVGAPLIVAGQDFHIREENGRLVFEDEGGLLDLPLPRLAGRHQHENAAGAIAAIRAVAPELPSSAIEAGLTRAEWPARLQRLMRGRVVDLAPDGAEVWLDGGHNEDGGRVLAEAMAEFHDRAPRPLALICGAQTTKDVGALLRHFAGLAREVVAVPVEGEHKSWPPEEVAALAKAEGIPSAAAANSVEEALSILRMRSFDQPPRVLIAGSLYLAATVLGANGSQIE from the coding sequence ATGGATCAGCATGACGCGATCCTGTCGCGACTGCTCACGCTTCATCCCAAGCGCATCGATCTGTCGCTCGGCCGCACCGAGCGGCTGCTGGAGGCGCTCGGCCGTCCGGACCTGCGCCTGCCGCCGACGATCCATGTCGCCGGCACGAACGGCAAGGGCTCGACCATCGCCTTTCTGCGCGCGATGCTGGAGGCGGCGGGCAAGCGCGTGCATGTCTACACCTCGCCACATCTGCTGCGTTTCAACGAGCGCATCCGGCTCGGCGCGGAGGGCGGCGGCAAGCTCGTCGACGACGACCGGCTGAATGCGGCGCTGGAGCGCTGCGAACAGGCGAATGGCGGCCAGCCGATCACCTTCTTCGAGGTGACGACGGCGGCGGCCTTCTCGCTGTTCGCCGAGACGCCCGCCGACTGGCTGCTGCTGGAGACCGGCCTCGGCGGACGCTACGACGCGACCAACGTCATCGCCAATCCAAAGGCGACGATCATCACATCGATCTCGATCGACCATCCCGAATTCCTGGGCGCGACCGTCGACAAGATCGCCTATGAAAAGGCCGGCATCTTCAAGCGCGGCGCGCCGGCGATCATCGGCTTCCAGTCCGAGCCGGCCGCGAACGTGCTTGAGCGCGAGGCGCGGCGCGTCGGCGCGCCGTTGATCGTCGCCGGACAGGATTTCCATATTCGCGAGGAGAACGGTCGCCTCGTCTTCGAGGACGAGGGCGGCCTGCTCGATTTGCCGCTGCCGCGCCTCGCTGGGCGCCACCAGCATGAAAACGCCGCCGGCGCCATCGCGGCGATCCGCGCTGTCGCGCCCGAACTGCCGTCGAGCGCGATAGAAGCCGGCCTCACCCGCGCCGAATGGCCCGCGCGCCTGCAAAGGCTGATGCGCGGCCGCGTGGTCGATCTGGCCCCCGACGGGGCCGAGGTCTGGCTGGACGGCGGCCACAATGAAGACGGCGGCAGGGTGCTCGCCGAGGCGATGGCCGAATTCCACGACCGCGCGCCGCGCCCGCTGGCGCTAATCTGCGGCGCGCAGACGACCAAGGACGTGGGCGCGCTGCTGCGGCACTTCGCCGGTCTCGCCCGCGAAGTGGTGGCCGTGCCCGTCGAAGGCGAGCACAAGAGCTGGCCGCCGGAGGAAGTCGCCGCGCTGGCGAAGGCCGAGGGCATTCCGAGCGCCGCCGCCGCCAACAGCGTCGAGGAGGCGCTGTCGATCCTGCGGATGCGGAGCTTCGACCAGCCGCCCCGCGTGCTCATCGCCGGCTCCCTCTACCTCGCCGCGACGGTGCTGGGAGCGAACGGGTCGCAGATAGAGTAG
- a CDS encoding (5-formylfuran-3-yl)methyl phosphate synthase produces the protein MTLMLASVLSREEAEIALAHGADIIDCKDPARGALGALPLAQVSEIVAAVNGRRPVSAVVELPHDVAHARRDFEAAIATGVEYVKFALPVTPDADEIIEALAPLAARVKLVAVIFADLGPDFDLLPALARAGFHGAMLDTAHKGKGRLIDIMNIGDLSEFVAKCRALGLASGLAGALEPPDAPRLLVTGASVIGFRGALCAHGDRRGAIDGRATALIRDLIPLERGEKVAPVADWSHLGRGYIQPPSANDTDCVFLHDYVVPMEVGAYAHEYGHTQRVRFNVDADVARANGADDMRSVFSYDVIMDAIKMILAGGHIAMVETIAERLAESVLLHERVRSVTVQVEKLDVAPGAVGVKIRRERVHEDARRSPYAPNYADAAED, from the coding sequence ATGACCCTGATGTTGGCCAGCGTTCTGTCGCGCGAGGAGGCGGAGATCGCGCTCGCGCACGGCGCCGACATCATCGACTGCAAGGACCCCGCTCGCGGCGCGCTCGGCGCCCTGCCGCTAGCGCAGGTCTCCGAAATCGTCGCCGCGGTGAACGGCCGCCGGCCCGTGAGCGCCGTCGTCGAACTGCCGCATGACGTGGCCCACGCGCGCCGCGACTTCGAGGCCGCCATCGCGACTGGCGTCGAATATGTGAAATTCGCTTTGCCCGTCACACCCGACGCCGACGAGATCATCGAGGCCCTGGCCCCCCTCGCGGCGCGCGTAAAACTCGTCGCGGTGATTTTCGCGGACCTCGGACCGGACTTCGACCTTCTTCCCGCCCTCGCCCGCGCCGGTTTCCACGGCGCGATGCTGGACACGGCGCACAAGGGCAAGGGCCGCCTCATCGACATAATGAACATCGGCGACCTTTCCGAATTCGTCGCCAAATGCCGCGCACTGGGCCTCGCCTCGGGACTCGCCGGCGCGCTGGAGCCGCCCGACGCCCCGCGCCTTCTCGTCACGGGCGCGAGCGTCATCGGCTTTCGCGGCGCGCTTTGCGCACATGGCGACCGGCGCGGCGCCATCGACGGCCGCGCGACGGCGCTGATCCGCGATCTCATCCCGCTCGAGCGCGGCGAGAAAGTGGCGCCCGTCGCCGACTGGTCGCATCTCGGCCGCGGCTATATCCAGCCGCCCAGCGCCAATGACACCGACTGCGTCTTCCTGCACGACTATGTCGTGCCGATGGAGGTCGGCGCCTATGCGCATGAATATGGTCATACGCAACGCGTGCGTTTCAACGTCGACGCCGACGTGGCGCGCGCCAATGGCGCCGACGACATGCGCTCGGTCTTCTCCTACGACGTCATCATGGACGCGATCAAAATGATCCTCGCCGGAGGCCACATCGCCATGGTCGAGACGATCGCGGAGCGGCTTGCGGAGAGCGTGCTGCTGCATGAGCGCGTGCGCTCGGTGACGGTGCAGGTCGAAAAGCTCGACGTTGCGCCCGGCGCCGTCGGCGTGAAGATCCGCCGCGAGCGCGTCCATGAGGACGCCCGCCGCTCGCCCTACGCGCCGAACTACGCCGATGCCGCCGAAGACTGA
- a CDS encoding uridylate kinase — MPPKTEARPLAVAKIGGSLHASPDLARWIAALKNYPHRLTLVSGGGPFADAVRAAQPKIGFPDTTAHAMAVLAMEQYALALASLHDLDLAGTREEFEAIHARGRIALWRPSPMVGAARDIAPGWDVTSDSLAAWLARETNAAALLMIKSVDVGVDLALRDLVSAGVVDLAFPTYVDGTPVFVAGPRALADAAQLLTGGALPGVPVAASTQKIAS; from the coding sequence ATGCCGCCGAAGACTGAGGCGCGGCCGCTCGCTGTCGCGAAGATCGGCGGCAGCCTTCACGCCTCGCCCGATCTCGCGCGCTGGATCGCGGCGCTGAAAAACTATCCGCACAGGCTGACGCTGGTTTCAGGCGGCGGCCCCTTCGCAGACGCAGTGCGCGCCGCGCAGCCGAAGATCGGCTTCCCGGATACGACAGCCCACGCCATGGCCGTGCTGGCGATGGAGCAATACGCGCTGGCGCTCGCGAGCCTTCACGATCTCGACCTCGCCGGAACGCGCGAGGAGTTCGAGGCGATCCACGCCCGCGGCCGCATCGCGCTCTGGCGCCCCTCTCCAATGGTCGGAGCGGCGCGCGACATTGCGCCGGGCTGGGACGTGACCTCGGACAGTCTTGCGGCCTGGCTGGCGAGAGAAACGAATGCGGCCGCGCTACTGATGATCAAGAGCGTCGATGTCGGCGTCGATCTTGCTTTGCGCGATCTCGTCTCGGCCGGCGTTGTCGACCTGGCCTTTCCAACCTATGTCGACGGAACGCCCGTCTTCGTCGCCGGTCCGCGGGCGCTCGCTGATGCAGCGCAGCTCTTGACCGGCGGCGCCCTGCCCGGCGTTCCTGTCGCGGCATCAACACAGAAGATCGCCTCATGA
- a CDS encoding flavoprotein yields MTKKNVVTPRWGWALTGSGHFFTECLEMIRSLDHCDLFVSKAAAEVVRMYKHDLDLPDTIRIFKDTTASAAPVGGFYYNVYHTLVVAPATSNTVAKAVVGISDNLATNVFAQAGKCRVPTIVFACDTAPELETRAPKGMVMVYPRRIDLENTDKLKSFEATQVVESLAALNEAVERRRREVTPQG; encoded by the coding sequence ATGACAAAAAAGAACGTTGTGACGCCGCGCTGGGGCTGGGCGCTCACCGGCTCGGGACATTTCTTTACCGAATGTCTCGAAATGATCCGCTCGCTCGATCACTGCGATCTGTTCGTCAGCAAGGCGGCGGCGGAAGTCGTGCGCATGTACAAGCACGACCTCGACCTGCCGGACACGATCCGCATCTTCAAGGACACGACAGCGAGCGCCGCGCCAGTCGGCGGCTTCTATTACAACGTCTATCACACGCTGGTCGTCGCGCCCGCGACCTCGAACACCGTGGCGAAAGCCGTCGTCGGAATTTCCGACAATCTCGCCACGAATGTCTTCGCGCAGGCCGGCAAGTGCCGCGTGCCGACCATCGTCTTCGCCTGCGACACGGCGCCGGAACTCGAAACGCGCGCGCCAAAGGGCATGGTGATGGTCTACCCGCGCCGCATCGACCTGGAGAACACCGACAAGCTCAAATCCTTCGAGGCGACGCAGGTCGTCGAGAGCCTCGCGGCCCTGAACGAGGCGGTCGAACGCCGCCGCCGCGAAGTCACGCCGCAAGGATAG
- a CDS encoding DUF6513 domain-containing protein: MSERLLFLTGHLAFPRLERMVAGFGETARDWRIHDIGVKVAALMTQEIIQRRLPRPVEADRVILPGRCRADLDALAREFGVPFERGPEEIADLPAYLGHGGRAPDLSRHDMRIFAEIVDASKMTVDEVVTKALVLQRGGADVIDLGCLPDTPFDHMEETIAALKANGLKVSVDSANVSELERAARAGVDHLLSLDEETLRILPDHSSVVPILVPRPHGDLDSLQRAARIAHRRGISAILDPILDPIHFGFAASIARYVELRAREPEAEIMMGTGNLTELTDADSGGVTAAMLGICSELNIRHLLTVQVSPHTRRTLQEHDAARRLMYAARADRALPKGYSDALLQLHDRRPYAATPLEIAELARELRDSNFRIDTTQDGVHIYAKRFHHVASDAMSLFPHLGVEHDGAHAFYLGTELMKAEIAFKLGKRYRQDEPLDFGAAVDINEEDATRFKEMGHTMRKAGEGRAEDASDT, translated from the coding sequence ATGAGCGAGCGCCTGCTGTTCCTCACCGGCCATCTGGCCTTTCCGCGGCTCGAGCGGATGGTGGCGGGCTTCGGCGAGACGGCGCGCGACTGGCGCATTCACGACATTGGCGTGAAGGTCGCGGCGTTGATGACGCAGGAGATCATCCAGCGTCGCCTGCCCCGGCCCGTGGAGGCGGATCGCGTGATCCTGCCCGGCCGCTGCCGCGCTGACCTCGACGCGCTCGCCAGGGAATTCGGCGTGCCCTTCGAGCGCGGGCCGGAGGAAATCGCGGACCTTCCCGCCTATCTCGGCCATGGCGGCCGCGCGCCCGATCTCTCGCGCCATGACATGCGCATTTTCGCGGAGATCGTCGACGCCTCGAAAATGACGGTCGACGAGGTGGTGACGAAAGCGCTCGTCCTGCAACGCGGCGGCGCCGACGTCATCGACCTCGGCTGCCTGCCCGATACGCCGTTCGACCACATGGAGGAAACCATAGCGGCGCTGAAGGCGAACGGCCTCAAGGTGAGCGTCGATTCCGCCAATGTCTCCGAACTCGAGCGGGCGGCGAGAGCCGGCGTCGATCATCTGCTGAGCCTCGACGAAGAGACGCTGCGGATTCTTCCCGATCATTCGTCCGTCGTTCCGATACTCGTGCCGCGCCCGCACGGCGATCTGGATTCGCTTCAGCGCGCGGCGCGGATCGCGCACAGACGCGGAATCAGCGCGATCCTCGATCCGATTCTCGATCCGATTCACTTCGGATTCGCGGCGTCCATCGCGCGCTATGTGGAGCTGCGCGCGCGCGAGCCCGAGGCCGAGATCATGATGGGCACGGGCAATCTCACCGAACTCACCGACGCGGACTCGGGCGGCGTCACGGCCGCGATGCTCGGCATATGTTCGGAGCTCAATATCCGCCATCTCCTCACCGTGCAGGTGAGCCCGCACACGCGTCGCACGCTGCAGGAGCATGACGCGGCGCGGCGTCTTATGTACGCGGCCCGCGCCGATCGCGCGTTGCCGAAGGGTTACAGCGACGCGCTCTTACAATTGCACGACCGTCGCCCCTACGCCGCTACGCCGCTCGAAATCGCCGAGCTCGCGCGCGAATTGCGCGACAGCAATTTCCGAATCGATACGACGCAGGACGGCGTTCATATCTACGCCAAGCGCTTCCACCACGTCGCGAGCGACGCCATGTCGCTCTTTCCGCATCTGGGCGTCGAGCACGACGGCGCGCACGCCTTCTATCTCGGAACGGAGCTGATGAAGGCCGAGATCGCCTTCAAGCTGGGCAAGCGCTATCGCCAGGACGAGCCGCTGGACTTTGGCGCGGCCGTGGACATTAATGAAGAGGACGCCACGCGCTTCAAGGAAATGGGACACACCATGCGCAAGGCGGGCGAGGGACGCGCGGAAGATGCCTCTGATACATGA
- a CDS encoding DUF447 domain-containing protein yields MPLIHECVVTTLSPVGRPHIAPLGLIEDGPHWIIAPFRPSATLFNLSQTPKATASFTDDARVFAGLVVGHRTFPLTDIENWPAPRLSCALAHAELEVVRVEEDEIRPRFICRVKHTEAHRPFLGMNRARAAVLEAAILATRLGRLPREKIESEIAYLRIAIEKTAGEAEREAWDMVMEKIAEHLSRETA; encoded by the coding sequence ATGCCTCTGATACATGAATGCGTCGTGACGACGCTCTCTCCCGTCGGCCGCCCGCATATCGCGCCTCTCGGACTGATCGAGGACGGACCTCACTGGATCATCGCCCCCTTTCGCCCCTCTGCAACGCTCTTCAATCTGAGCCAGACGCCGAAAGCCACCGCCAGCTTCACGGACGACGCGCGCGTCTTCGCGGGGCTCGTCGTCGGTCATCGCACCTTTCCGCTGACGGACATAGAGAACTGGCCGGCCCCGCGCCTCTCCTGCGCGCTGGCCCATGCGGAACTGGAAGTCGTGCGCGTCGAGGAGGATGAGATTCGCCCGCGTTTCATCTGTCGCGTGAAGCACACGGAAGCGCATCGCCCCTTCCTCGGCATGAATCGCGCCCGCGCCGCCGTGCTGGAAGCGGCGATTCTCGCCACGCGTCTCGGACGCCTGCCGCGCGAGAAGATCGAGAGCGAAATCGCCTATCTCAGGATCGCAATAGAAAAGACGGCGGGAGAGGCCGAGCGCGAGGCCTGGGACATGGTGATGGAAAAGATCGCCGAGCATCTCTCGCGGGAAACCGCCTAG
- a CDS encoding hydantoinase/oxoprolinase family protein, with the protein MTSVIGWDIGGAHVKAARAEDGRLVAVTQRACAPHMGLAHLEQPIRETLAELGSAARHRVTMTAELSDAFEDRARGVISVAAIVAREIGAGDILFYAGADGFVSRAALPEFAGSVASANWRASAELAAQHCAEALFVDIGSTTSDLIPIRNGCVSASGATDAERLASGELAYAGFSRGSPQAYASRAPIDGTWTPLVNEAFASMADVRRVLGDLPEGESGADLSPTADGRPKTIPASRARLARLIARDAAQLSDSQARALADYFARAQMRAIEDQIALLASRDAIAPDAPFIGAGVGRALVARLAQMTARPYQDFADFIPAPEDLRAAASDCAPAAALALLEEK; encoded by the coding sequence ATGACGAGCGTCATCGGCTGGGACATTGGCGGCGCGCATGTGAAGGCCGCGCGGGCGGAAGATGGTCGCCTTGTCGCCGTCACCCAGCGCGCCTGCGCGCCGCACATGGGCCTCGCGCATCTCGAGCAGCCGATCCGGGAAACGCTCGCGGAACTCGGCTCCGCCGCGCGTCATCGCGTCACGATGACGGCCGAATTGTCGGACGCTTTCGAGGACCGCGCGCGCGGCGTGATCTCGGTTGCGGCGATCGTCGCGCGGGAGATCGGCGCGGGCGATATTCTTTTCTACGCCGGCGCGGATGGTTTCGTTTCGCGCGCGGCGCTGCCGGAATTCGCCGGGTCGGTGGCGTCCGCCAATTGGCGCGCGAGCGCCGAACTCGCCGCGCAGCATTGCGCCGAAGCGTTGTTCGTCGACATCGGTTCGACCACGAGCGATTTGATCCCCATCCGTAACGGCTGCGTCAGCGCCTCGGGCGCGACTGACGCCGAGCGGCTTGCCTCCGGCGAACTCGCTTACGCCGGTTTCAGCCGCGGGTCTCCGCAGGCCTATGCGTCGCGCGCGCCAATCGACGGGACGTGGACGCCGCTCGTCAACGAGGCCTTCGCCTCCATGGCCGACGTGCGCCGCGTGCTCGGCGATTTGCCGGAGGGCGAGAGCGGCGCCGATCTCTCGCCGACCGCCGACGGCCGCCCGAAAACGATTCCCGCTTCGCGCGCGCGGCTTGCGCGCCTCATTGCCCGCGACGCCGCGCAGCTTTCCGATTCGCAGGCGCGCGCGCTGGCCGATTATTTCGCGCGCGCGCAGATGCGCGCCATCGAGGACCAGATCGCGCTCCTCGCCTCGCGCGACGCGATCGCGCCCGACGCGCCCTTCATCGGCGCCGGCGTCGGCCGCGCGCTTGTCGCGCGTCTCGCGCAAATGACGGCGCGCCCCTATCAGGATTTCGCGGACTTCATCCCCGCGCCCGAAGATTTGCGCGCGGCGGCGTCCGATTGCGCGCCAGCGGCGGCGCTCGCGTTACTCGAAGAGAAGTAG
- the fae gene encoding formaldehyde-activating enzyme produces MAVINKMLVGESLVGEGNEVAHIDLIMGPRGSAAELAFANALVNNKDGFTTLLAVVAPNLLCKPNTILFNKVTIKGAKQAVQMFGPAQHGVAKAVADSVAEGVIPVAEADDLFISVGVFIHWDASDDKKIQDYNYQATKEAIARAVRGEPKAAEVVAKRNEAKHPFAAN; encoded by the coding sequence ATGGCAGTTATCAACAAGATGCTGGTCGGCGAGTCGCTGGTTGGCGAAGGCAATGAAGTCGCGCACATCGACCTGATCATGGGTCCGCGCGGTTCGGCCGCCGAGCTCGCTTTCGCGAACGCTCTCGTCAACAACAAGGACGGCTTCACGACGCTTCTCGCGGTCGTCGCTCCGAACCTGCTCTGCAAGCCCAACACGATCCTGTTCAACAAGGTCACCATCAAGGGCGCCAAGCAGGCCGTCCAGATGTTCGGCCCGGCTCAGCACGGCGTCGCCAAGGCCGTCGCCGACTCGGTCGCCGAGGGCGTGATCCCGGTGGCCGAAGCCGACGACCTGTTCATCTCGGTCGGCGTGTTCATTCACTGGGACGCTTCGGACGACAAGAAGATCCAGGACTACAACTATCAGGCCACGAAGGAAGCCATCGCCCGCGCCGTTCGCGGCGAGCCGAAGGCCGCCGAAGTCGTCGCCAAGCGCAACGAGGCCAAGCACCCCTTCGCCGCGAACTGA
- a CDS encoding NAD(P)-dependent methylenetetrahydromethanopterin dehydrogenase codes for MAKAILHMLSTLKHMSPFDVNMALDAGYDAAIPYTNVTLDEVTALVQDAMFSRAPSAALKTGIFFAGRDAVLALDMLEAAQKALLKPFEVSLFADPYGSFTTAGAMVACVEKVLRDKKQRELKGSRIVIYGATGVVGYSSAVIAALEGAEVTIVGYSGLDRVAKQADEMCKRFNIKVKPADGSSPEMVRALLVEHEIALCAARAGVQVLSKHDLNAAKSLLIAADVNAVPPLGVEGCGLHDNGVVVSEHGALGIGALAIGNVKYGAESGLFKQMVTSDKPLCLDFRHAFALARQLV; via the coding sequence ATGGCCAAAGCAATTCTGCACATGCTCAGCACGTTGAAGCATATGAGCCCCTTCGACGTGAACATGGCCCTCGACGCCGGTTATGATGCGGCGATTCCCTACACCAACGTCACTCTCGATGAAGTCACGGCGCTCGTGCAGGACGCGATGTTCTCGCGCGCGCCCTCCGCGGCGCTGAAGACCGGCATTTTCTTCGCGGGCCGCGACGCCGTGCTCGCCCTCGACATGCTCGAAGCCGCCCAGAAGGCGCTGCTCAAGCCCTTCGAGGTTTCGCTCTTCGCCGACCCCTACGGCTCCTTCACCACGGCCGGCGCGATGGTCGCCTGCGTCGAGAAGGTGCTGCGCGACAAGAAGCAGCGCGAGCTGAAGGGCTCCCGGATCGTGATTTACGGCGCCACGGGCGTCGTCGGCTATTCCTCGGCTGTCATCGCTGCGCTGGAAGGCGCCGAAGTGACGATCGTCGGCTACAGCGGCCTCGACCGCGTCGCCAAGCAGGCCGACGAAATGTGCAAGCGCTTCAACATCAAGGTGAAGCCGGCTGACGGCAGCTCGCCGGAAATGGTGCGCGCGCTGCTCGTCGAGCATGAGATCGCGCTCTGCGCCGCCCGCGCCGGCGTGCAGGTCTTGTCGAAGCACGACCTCAACGCGGCGAAGAGCCTGCTGATCGCCGCCGACGTGAACGCCGTGCCGCCGCTCGGCGTCGAAGGCTGCGGCCTGCACGACAACGGCGTCGTCGTTTCCGAGCATGGGGCGCTGGGCATCGGCGCGCTGGCCATCGGCAATGTGAAATACGGCGCGGAGTCGGGCCTCTTCAAGCAGATGGTCACTTCCGACAAGCCGCTCTGCCTCGACTTCCGTCACGCTTTCGCCCTCGCGCGTCAGCTCGTGTAA
- the rpmB gene encoding 50S ribosomal protein L28, which produces MSRRCELTGKGVQTGNLVSHSNRKTRTRFLPNLVNVTLASEALARSVRLRISAAALRSVEHRGGLDAFLVKARDEELSQNARVLKREIEKKQSAATA; this is translated from the coding sequence ATGTCCCGGCGTTGCGAGCTGACCGGCAAGGGCGTGCAGACGGGTAATCTCGTCAGCCACTCCAATCGCAAGACGCGCACGCGTTTCCTGCCCAACCTCGTCAATGTGACGCTCGCCTCCGAGGCGCTCGCGCGTTCGGTGCGCCTGCGCATCTCGGCGGCCGCCCTGCGCTCGGTCGAGCACCGCGGCGGTCTCGACGCCTTCCTCGTGAAGGCGCGCGACGAGGAGCTTTCGCAGAACGCCCGCGTGCTGAAGCGCGAGATCGAGAAGAAGCAGAGCGCGGCCACCGCGTAA
- a CDS encoding histidine phosphatase family protein, translating into MPSIILVRHGPVAVKASGLFSFREFCAYIDAYERAGIEADALPPEEVARLVGGAATVLASDAPRVSETLARLGVTADVSESAFREAPPLTPNLPLKLPAIAWMILARARGEFSPALAGARDDLRSRAGQCAERLLEASAQGDVALVGHGWFNRYVARTLAGRGWRQTAGPGFDRPWGYLIFSP; encoded by the coding sequence TTGCCTTCGATCATTCTGGTCCGACATGGCCCCGTCGCTGTCAAGGCGTCGGGGCTTTTCTCGTTTCGAGAGTTCTGCGCCTATATCGACGCCTATGAACGTGCCGGGATAGAGGCTGACGCCCTGCCGCCCGAAGAAGTTGCGCGACTCGTCGGCGGAGCAGCGACTGTCCTTGCGAGCGACGCGCCGCGTGTTTCGGAAACCCTGGCGCGGCTTGGCGTTACAGCCGATGTGAGCGAATCGGCCTTTCGGGAAGCGCCGCCGCTCACGCCGAATCTGCCGCTGAAACTTCCGGCGATCGCGTGGATGATCCTCGCGCGGGCGCGCGGAGAATTTTCCCCCGCGCTGGCCGGGGCGCGCGACGATCTGCGCAGCCGCGCCGGGCAATGCGCGGAACGACTGCTGGAAGCGTCGGCGCAGGGCGACGTCGCGCTCGTCGGCCATGGCTGGTTCAACCGCTATGTGGCGCGGACGCTGGCCGGTCGCGGCTGGCGGCAGACCGCAGGGCCGGGGTTTGACCGGCCGTGGGGGTATTTGATTTTCAGTCCCTAG